A DNA window from Hordeum vulgare subsp. vulgare chromosome 1H, MorexV3_pseudomolecules_assembly, whole genome shotgun sequence contains the following coding sequences:
- the LOC123408354 gene encoding uncharacterized protein LOC123408354, translated as MIQTWKRIGKFWRGSFPLYDRLGNLYDGHTAEGNYNFISSEPSQQAGLSQVPSITQVDDDTEEEQVKEVDGDELQILEEEDVVAARVGEKRVVAANPVGTDAQVSEKRVPAAGTAAKMKPPKKAKKREKTGDAMVEVMQQYMNRKKKQAEDEIALLKKECCINKWA; from the exons ATGATCCAA ACATGGAAAAGAATTGGAAAATTCTGGAGAGGATCTTTCCCCCTATATGACAGACTAGGCAACTTATATGATG GACATACAGCTGAAGGAAATTACAATTTCATATCTTCTGAACCATCACAACAAGCTGGGCTGTCACAAGTACCAAGTATTACACAAGTGGATGATGACACTGAAGAAGAGCAGGTAAAAGAGGTAGATGGTGATGAATTGCAGATCCTAGAGGAAGAGGATGTTGTTGCTGCTAGAGTTGGTGAAAAGAGGGTTGTTGCCGCTAATCCTGTAGGAACTGATGCACAAGTTAGTGAAAAGAGGGTTCCTGCTGCTGGTACTGCTGCAAAAATGAAGCCTCCGAAGAAGGCAAAGAAGCGAGAGAAGACTGGAGATGCGATGGTGGAAGTGATGCAGCAGTACATGAACAGAAAGAAGAAACAAGCGGAGGATGAAATCGCCCTGCTGAAAAAAGAGTGTTGTATCAACAAATGGGCATGA